From one Catharus ustulatus isolate bCatUst1 chromosome 1, bCatUst1.pri.v2, whole genome shotgun sequence genomic stretch:
- the COMMD3 gene encoding COMM domain-containing protein 3, which produces MELSPYAQGGWRLLGDPRRFPRRPFAALLRAAFRSLLDHPQAGLDDPDLKDIDPTVLKHCHAAAATCILEAGKHKADISAISTCLEDCKLDKERIEIFCTEYQKNKDALEILLGSIGRSPLHITDVSWRLEYQIKNNQLHKTYQPSYLVTLNVENSDSGSHPDVSFSCTMEQLQDLVGKLKDAAKSLERATQM; this is translated from the exons ATGGAGCTGTCGCCGTACGCGCAGGGCGGGTGGCGGCTGCTGGGCGACCCCCGCCGCTTTCCCCGCCGCCCGTTCGCCGCCCTGCTCCGCGCCGCCTTCCGCAGCCTCCTGGATCACCCGCAGGCCGGGTTGG aCGATCCAGACCTGAAAGATATTGACCCTACAGTATTAAAACATTGCCATGCTGCGGCTGCAACGTGTATTCTGGAGGCAGGGAAGCACAAAGCTGACATATCTGCTATAAG CACATGCCTAGAAGACTGCAAACTGGATAAAGAGagaatagaaatattttgcacCGAATATCAG AAAAACAAGGATGCATTGGAAATCCTATTGGGAAG CATAGGCAGATCTCCTCTCCATATAACTGATGTGTCTTGGCGCTTGGAATATCAAATCAAG aaCAATCAACTTCATAAAACTTATCAGCCTTCCTATTTGGTGACCTTAAACGTAGAG aaCAGTGATTCAGGATCACACCCAGATGTTAGTTTTAGTTGTACAATGGAGCAATTACAG GACTTAGTGGGAAAGCTAAAAGATGCTGCAAAAAGTCTAGAACGGGCGACTCAGATGTGA
- the BMI1 gene encoding polycomb complex protein BMI-1, with amino-acid sequence MHRTTRIKITELNPHLMCVLCGGYFIDATTIIECLHSFCKTCIVRYLETSKYCPICDVQVHKTRPLLNIRSDKTLQDIVYKLVPGLFKNEMKRRRDFYAAHPSADAANGSNEDRGEVADEDKRIITDDEIISLSIEFFDQNRLERKGNKEKEKSKEEVNDKRYLRCPAAMTVMHLRKFLRSKMDIPNTFQIDVMYEEEPLKDYYTLMDIAYIYTWRRNGPLPLKYRVRPTCKRMKISHQREGLNNSGELESDSGSDKASSPAGGIPSTSSCLPSPSTPVQSPHPQFPHISSTMNGTSSSPSSNHQSSFTNRARKTSINGSSATSSG; translated from the exons ATGCACCGAACAACCAGAATCAAAATAACCGAGCTAAACCCCCATCTCATGTGCGTGCTCTGCGGCGGGTACTTCATTGATGCAACAACCATCATAGAGTGCCTCCACTCCT TCTGTAAGACCTGTATCGTGCGTTACTTGGAGACCAGCAAGTATTGTCCTATCTGTGATGTCCAAGTTCACAAAACTCGACCGCTTTTGAATATAAG GTCAGATAAAACTCTCCAAGATATTGTATACAAGCTAGTACCAGGCCTTTTCAAAA atgaaatgaaaagaagaagGGATTTTTATGCTGCTCATCCGTCGGCTGATG CTGCCAATGGCTCTAATGAAGACAGGGGAGAAGTGGCTGATGAAGACAAAAGAATTATAACAGACGACGAGATAATAAGCTTATCCATTGAATTCTTTGACCAGAATAG ACTGGAGcgaaaaggaaataaagagaaagaaaaatcaaaggaagAG GTGAATGACAAAAGATACTTGCGCTGCCCAGCAGCAATGACAGTGATGCATCTAAGAAAGTTCCTGCGGAGTAAGATGGATATACCTAACACTTTCCAG ATCGATGTGATGTATGAAGAGGAGCCTCTGAAGGATTACTACACCCTAATGGATATTGCCTACATCTATACCTGGAGGCGG AATGGGCCCCTGCCCTTGAAATACCGTGTCCGACCTACTTGCAAGAGGATGAAGATCAGTCACCAGAGGGAAGGCTTGAATAATAGTGGGGAGCTGGAAAGTGACTCTGGGAGCGACAAGGcgagcagcccagcaggaggcatcccctccacctcctcctgtttgcccagccccagcacaccaGTCCAGTCTCCTCACCCCCAGTTCCCCCACATCTCCAGCACCATGaatggcaccagcagcagccccagcagtaACCACCAGTCCTCCTTTACCAACAGAGCTCGGAAAACATCAATAAATGGCTCCTCAGCCACTTCATCTGGTTGA